A part of Phoenix dactylifera cultivar Barhee BC4 chromosome 2, palm_55x_up_171113_PBpolish2nd_filt_p, whole genome shotgun sequence genomic DNA contains:
- the LOC103717599 gene encoding casein kinase 1-like isoform X2: MEHVIGGKFKLGRKIGSGSFGELYLGVNIQSGEEVAIKLESVKTKHPQLHYESKLYMLLQGGTGIPHLKWFGVEGDYNVMVIDLLGPSLEDLFNYCNRKFSLKTVLMLADQLLNRVEYMHSRGFLHRDIKPDNFLMGLGRKANQVYIIDYGLAKKYRDLQTHRHIPYRENKNLTGTARYASVNTHLGVEQSRRDDLESLGYVLMYFLRGSLPWQGLKAGTKKQKYDKISEKKMLTPVEVLCKSYPSEFISYFHYCRSLRFEDKPDYSYLKRLFRDLFVREGYQFDYVFDWTVLKYPQIGSNPRVRQPSGRTGGTVVPSAERVERTSGQEVRDRFSGAVEAFARRHGSGTGQHGENLKHKALEDSLLSPKEAVHDSDKTHASSSRNGSTSKRAVISSSRPSSSADPNDQQLSRTSRLVSSSTSSRPSATQRLHHSGPEPRVSSLARKATGRVSRDEPPHRSFEFLSISGDRRK, encoded by the exons aTGGAGCATGTCATCGGGGGGAAGTTTAAGCTCGGGAGGAAGATCGGGAGTGGCTCCTTTGGCGAGCTCTATCTAG GTGTTAATATACAGAGTGGAGAAGAAGTAGCCATCAAATTG GAATCTGTGAAGACAAAACATCCCCAGCTTCACTACGAGTCTAAATTGTATATGCTGCTTCAGGGCGGAA CTGGAATTCCCCACTTGAAGTGGTTTGGTGTGGAGGGAGATTACAATGTCATGGTCATTGATCTTCTTGGACCAAGCTTGGAAGATCTGTTTAATTATTGCAACCGGAAATTTTCATTGAAAACAGTACTTATGCTTGCTGATCAATTA CTTAACCGAGTTGAGTATATGCACTCAAGGGGCTTTCTTCACCGTGATATTAAACCAGACAATTTCCTCATGGGTTTAGGTCGTAAAGCAAATCAG GTTTATATTATAGACTATGGCCTCGCAAAAAAATATAGAGACCTGCAAACTCATAGGCACATACCTTACAG GGAGAACAAGAATCTTACAGGAACGGCAAGATATGCCAGTGTCAATACTCATCTTGGAGTTG AACAAAGCAGGAGAGATGATTTGGAGTCTCTTGGTTATGTGCTTATGTATTTCCTAAGAGGAAG CCTTCCCTGGCAGGGTTTAAAAGCTGGCACTAAAAAGCAGAAATACGACAAGATTAGTGAAAAGAAAATGCTTACTCCAGTTGAG GTGCTGTGTAAATCATATCCATCAGAGTTTATTTCATACTTCCACTATTGTCGATCATTGCGTTTTGAGGACAAGCCAGATTATTCTTATTTGAAGAGACTTTTCCGTGACCTCTTTGTTCGAGAAG GTTATCAGTTTGATTATGTATTTGACTGGACCGTATTGAAGTATCCCCAGATTGGTTCCAATCCTAGAGTGAGA cagCCCAGTGGAAGAACAGGTGGAACTGTTGTACCATCTGCAGAAAGGGTAGAAAGAACTTCAG GGCAAGAAGTTCGTGATAGGTTCTCTGGTGCAGTTGAGGCATTTGCTAGGAGACATGGTTCAGGTACTGGTCAACATGGAGAAAATTTGAAGCACAAAGCTTTGGAGGATTCATTGTTATCACCCAAAGAGGCT GTCCATGATTCAGACAAAACCCATGCATCCTCTTCTCGAAATGGCAGCACGTCAAAGAGGGCGGTCATTTCAAGTAGCCGGCCAAGTTCTTCCGCAGATCCtaatgatcagcaattaagtCGCACAAGCCGGTTGGTCTCGAGCAGCACCAGCAGCCGTCCATCCGCCACCCAGAGGCTCCATCATTCGGGACCTGAGCCAAGGGTCTCGTCACTCGCTCGAAAGGCCACGGGAAGGGTTTCCCGTGATGAACCTCCTCACCGAAGCTTTGAGTTCCTCTCGATCAGTGGCGATAGGAGGAAGTGA
- the LOC103717599 gene encoding casein kinase 1-like isoform X3, with the protein MLLQGGTGIPHLKWFGVEGDYNVMVIDLLGPSLEDLFNYCNRKFSLKTVLMLADQLLNRVEYMHSRGFLHRDIKPDNFLMGLGRKANQVYIIDYGLAKKYRDLQTHRHIPYRENKNLTGTARYASVNTHLGVEQSRRDDLESLGYVLMYFLRGSLPWQGLKAGTKKQKYDKISEKKMLTPVEVLCKSYPSEFISYFHYCRSLRFEDKPDYSYLKRLFRDLFVREGYQFDYVFDWTVLKYPQIGSNPRVRQPSGRTGGTVVPSAERVERTSAGQEVRDRFSGAVEAFARRHGSGTGQHGENLKHKALEDSLLSPKEAVHDSDKTHASSSRNGSTSKRAVISSSRPSSSADPNDQQLSRTSRLVSSSTSSRPSATQRLHHSGPEPRVSSLARKATGRVSRDEPPHRSFEFLSISGDRRK; encoded by the exons ATGCTGCTTCAGGGCGGAA CTGGAATTCCCCACTTGAAGTGGTTTGGTGTGGAGGGAGATTACAATGTCATGGTCATTGATCTTCTTGGACCAAGCTTGGAAGATCTGTTTAATTATTGCAACCGGAAATTTTCATTGAAAACAGTACTTATGCTTGCTGATCAATTA CTTAACCGAGTTGAGTATATGCACTCAAGGGGCTTTCTTCACCGTGATATTAAACCAGACAATTTCCTCATGGGTTTAGGTCGTAAAGCAAATCAG GTTTATATTATAGACTATGGCCTCGCAAAAAAATATAGAGACCTGCAAACTCATAGGCACATACCTTACAG GGAGAACAAGAATCTTACAGGAACGGCAAGATATGCCAGTGTCAATACTCATCTTGGAGTTG AACAAAGCAGGAGAGATGATTTGGAGTCTCTTGGTTATGTGCTTATGTATTTCCTAAGAGGAAG CCTTCCCTGGCAGGGTTTAAAAGCTGGCACTAAAAAGCAGAAATACGACAAGATTAGTGAAAAGAAAATGCTTACTCCAGTTGAG GTGCTGTGTAAATCATATCCATCAGAGTTTATTTCATACTTCCACTATTGTCGATCATTGCGTTTTGAGGACAAGCCAGATTATTCTTATTTGAAGAGACTTTTCCGTGACCTCTTTGTTCGAGAAG GTTATCAGTTTGATTATGTATTTGACTGGACCGTATTGAAGTATCCCCAGATTGGTTCCAATCCTAGAGTGAGA cagCCCAGTGGAAGAACAGGTGGAACTGTTGTACCATCTGCAGAAAGGGTAGAAAGAACTTCAG caGGGCAAGAAGTTCGTGATAGGTTCTCTGGTGCAGTTGAGGCATTTGCTAGGAGACATGGTTCAGGTACTGGTCAACATGGAGAAAATTTGAAGCACAAAGCTTTGGAGGATTCATTGTTATCACCCAAAGAGGCT GTCCATGATTCAGACAAAACCCATGCATCCTCTTCTCGAAATGGCAGCACGTCAAAGAGGGCGGTCATTTCAAGTAGCCGGCCAAGTTCTTCCGCAGATCCtaatgatcagcaattaagtCGCACAAGCCGGTTGGTCTCGAGCAGCACCAGCAGCCGTCCATCCGCCACCCAGAGGCTCCATCATTCGGGACCTGAGCCAAGGGTCTCGTCACTCGCTCGAAAGGCCACGGGAAGGGTTTCCCGTGATGAACCTCCTCACCGAAGCTTTGAGTTCCTCTCGATCAGTGGCGATAGGAGGAAGTGA
- the LOC103717598 gene encoding putative pentatricopeptide repeat-containing protein At3g23330, with translation MLPTSTSTAVLKSLLHNPSSIRKKSHAQQLHAQLLKCCPAAAAAAIIPIYSALGLLHEALHAFTSLPSRPPLAWKSVIRCSASHGLFHRSVSLFVQMRASGTPPDGDVLPSVLKSCAALRDSKLGESIHGYVVRSGSGSDLFTANALMNMYCKLVDSNNGAVSYTRMSSRDFDGRNSRKFGSFADSFHLECKPAKNDADFDRVASIEKVRKVFDEMTERDVVSWNTLIAGCAENGMYGDALEMVREMGLDALKPDSFTLSSVLPIFAEFVDVRKGMEIHGFAIRHMFDSDVFIGSSLIHMYAKCTRVEYSRRVFDLLPKPDAISWNSIIAGSVQNGMFDEGLRLFRQMLHAKVKPMPVAFSSIMPACSHLTTLHLGKQLHGYVIRGGFDSNVFIASSLVDMYAKCGNIRVARQVFEGMQSPDMVSWTAMIMGHALHGPAEEALALFQRMEEENGKPNYVAFVAILTACSHAGLVDEAWKYFNSMSKDYGIIPCLEHYAAVADLLGRAGKLEEAYDFISTMHVKPTASVWSTLLGACRVHKNIKLAEKVAEKIFELEPKNMGAHVLMSNIYSAAGKWKEAAKLRMAMKDKGMRKQPACSWVEIKNKVHAFVAHDKSHPFYDKISEALEVFSEQMEREGYVPNTEDVLHDIEEEQKRYALCGHSERLAIAFGIISTPPGTTIRVTKNLRVCVDCHTATKFISKIVGREIVVRDVNRFHHFKDGMCSCGDYW, from the coding sequence ATGCTTCCCACCTCCACGAGCACAGCTGTTCTCAAATCTCTCCTCCACAACCCCTCCTCCATCCGAAAAAAATCCCACGCCCAGCAACTCCATGCCCAGCTCCTCAAATGCTgccccgcggccgccgccgccgccatcaTCCCCATCTACTCCGCCCTCGGCCTCCTCCACGAAGCCCTCCACGCCTTCACCTCCCTCCCCTCCCGTCCCCCACTCGCCTGGAAATCCGTCATCCGCTGCTCCGCCTCCCACGGCCTCTTCCACCGTTCCGTCTCTCTGTTCGTCCAAATGCGGGCCTCCGGGACTCCCCCGGACGGAGACGTCCTCCCTTCCGTCCTCAAGTCCTGCGCCGCCCTCAGAGACTCGAAGCTCGGGGAATCAATTCATGGTTACGTGGTCCGTTCGGGCTCAGGTTCCGACCTCTTCACCGCCAACGCCCTCATGAACATGTACTGCAAGTTGGTCGATTCGAATAATGGCGCGGTTTCGTACACCCGGATGTCAAGCAGAGATTTTGATGGCAGGAATTCGAGAAAGTTTGGATCTTTCGCTGATTCTTTTCACTTGGAATGCAAACCTGCGAAGAATGATGCAGATTTTGATCGGGTGGCCTCGATCGAGAAAGTGAGGAAGGTGTTTGATGAGATGACTGAACGAGATGTGGTGTCATGGAACACGTTGATTGCAGGTTGTGCTGAGAATGGAATGTACGGGGATGCTCTTGAGATGGTTAGGGAGATGGGACTAGATGCTTTGAAGCCCGACTCCTTCACTCTATCCAGCGTGCTTCCTATTTTTGCTGAGTTCGTGGATGTGCGCAAGGGGATGGAGATCCATGGTTTTGCAATAAGACACATGTTTGATTCAGATGTATTCATTGGGAGTAGCTTGATTCATATGTATGCAAAGTGCACCAGAGTGGAATATTCACGTCGGGTTTTTGATCTTTTACCAAAACCTGATGCCATCTCGTGGAATTCTATAATTGCAGGGTCCGTGCAGAATGGCATGTTTGATGAGGGCCTAAGATTGTTTCGTCAGATGCTGCATGCCAAAGTAAAGCCTATGCCAGTCGCATTTTCGAGCATCATGCCGGCTTGCTCTCACTTAACGACATTGCATCTTGGGAAGCAGCTCCATGGGTATGTGATCCGAGGTGGGTTTGATAGCAACGTGTTCATAGCAAGTTCTCTCGTTGACATGTATGCCAAGTGTGGTAATATTCGTGTTGCCCGGCAGGTCTTTGAGGGGATGCAGTCACCTGATATGGTGTCATGGACAGCCATGATCATGGGGCATGCCTTGCATGGGCCAGCAGAAGAAGCTCTTGCTTTGTTCCAGCGGATGGAGGAGGAGAATGGGAAGCCAAACTATGTTGCCTTCGTGGCAATTCTAACAGCATGTAGCCATGCTGGATTGGTAGATGAGGCCTGGAAGTATTTCAATAGTATGTCTAAGGACTATGGGATCATTCCCTGTTTGGAGCATTATGCGGCTGTTGCTGACCTTCTTGGCCGAGCAGGCAAGTTAGAGGAGGCATATGACTTCATTTCCACCATGCACGTAAAACCAACTGCTAGTGTTTGGTCCACATTGTTGGGTGCTTGCAGGGtccataaaaatattaaattggcTGAGAAAGTAGCTGAGAAAATATTTGAGCTTGAACCCAAGAACATGGGAGCTCATGTTCTCATGTCAAATATTTATTCAGCTGCTGGTAAGTGGAAAGAAGCAGCAAAGTTAAGGATGGCTATGAAGGACAAAGGGATGAGGAAGCAACCAGCTTGTAGCTGGGTTGAAATAAAAAACAAGGTACATGCATTTGTGGCACATGATAAATCCCATCCATTTTATGATAAGATAAGCGAAGCTCTGGAAGTTTTTTCAGAGCAGATGGAACGGGAAGGATATGTACCCAACACGGAGGATGTGCTCCATGACATAGAAGAAGAGCAGAAGAGATATGCATTATGTGGTCATAGCGAGAGGCTTGCAATTGCATTTGGCATCATAAGTACTCCTCCTGGAACTACCATTCGAGTGACAAAGAACCTTCGAGTATGTGTAGATTGTCACACTGCTACAAAGTTTATATCAAAGATTGTTGGGAGGGAGATAGTTGTGAGAGATGTGAACCGCTTCCACCACTTCAAGGATGGGATGTGTTCATGTGGCGATTATTGGTAA
- the LOC120104507 gene encoding uncharacterized protein LOC120104507, whose product MRILAWNCRGAAKPAFMSSFRRLVQIHSPEICLLYETRLSGSGLDRVVRRFEVDWESYVVESQGLSGGIVALWKRGGATVDVFHNCSQQVLMIISAPNAAPWVLSGVYASTDHRTRRVLWDELTHLIAQGLPTAIVGDFNCILEGSEKRGGRAFSDTVDRREFRDFLSRNGLVDLGFSGPQFTWCNNQSGQARVWERLDRAIASSD is encoded by the coding sequence ATGAGGATTCTTGCGTGGAATTGTAGAGGGGCGGCTAAGCCGGCCTTCATGTCTTCCTTTAGGCGGTTGGTTCAGATCCATAGTCCAGAGATCTGCCTTCTCTATGAAACACGACTATCCGGTAGTGGACTGGATCGTGTAGTACGCCGGTTTGAGGTCGACTGGGAGTCATATGTAGTTGAGTCCCAGGGGCTGTCCGGGGGTATTGTGGCTCTGTGGAAGCGGGGTGGGGCTACAGTCGATGTGTTCCATAACTGCTCCCAACAGGTCCTGATGATTATTTCGGCACCTAACGCCGCACCATGGGTCCTGAGTGGTGTGTATGCTAGCACTGACCATCGGACCAGAAGGGTCCTGTGGGATGAGCTCACCCACTTAATCGCTCAGGGTCTTCCAACGGCGATAGTGGGTGATTTTAATTGTATCTTGGAGGGGAGTGAGAAACGTGGAGGTAGGGCTTTTTCTGACACTGTGGATAGGAGGgagtttagagactttctctcaCGAAACGGCCTAGTGGATCTAGGATTCTCTGGCCCGCAATTTACTTGGTGTAATAACCAGTCTGGCCAAGCCAGGGTGTGGGAGCGGCTCGATAGGGCTATTGCTTCCTCTGACTAG
- the LOC103717599 gene encoding casein kinase 1-like isoform X1 — translation MEHVIGGKFKLGRKIGSGSFGELYLGVNIQSGEEVAIKLESVKTKHPQLHYESKLYMLLQGGTGIPHLKWFGVEGDYNVMVIDLLGPSLEDLFNYCNRKFSLKTVLMLADQLLNRVEYMHSRGFLHRDIKPDNFLMGLGRKANQVYIIDYGLAKKYRDLQTHRHIPYRENKNLTGTARYASVNTHLGVEQSRRDDLESLGYVLMYFLRGSLPWQGLKAGTKKQKYDKISEKKMLTPVEVLCKSYPSEFISYFHYCRSLRFEDKPDYSYLKRLFRDLFVREGYQFDYVFDWTVLKYPQIGSNPRVRQPSGRTGGTVVPSAERVERTSAGQEVRDRFSGAVEAFARRHGSGTGQHGENLKHKALEDSLLSPKEAVHDSDKTHASSSRNGSTSKRAVISSSRPSSSADPNDQQLSRTSRLVSSSTSSRPSATQRLHHSGPEPRVSSLARKATGRVSRDEPPHRSFEFLSISGDRRK, via the exons aTGGAGCATGTCATCGGGGGGAAGTTTAAGCTCGGGAGGAAGATCGGGAGTGGCTCCTTTGGCGAGCTCTATCTAG GTGTTAATATACAGAGTGGAGAAGAAGTAGCCATCAAATTG GAATCTGTGAAGACAAAACATCCCCAGCTTCACTACGAGTCTAAATTGTATATGCTGCTTCAGGGCGGAA CTGGAATTCCCCACTTGAAGTGGTTTGGTGTGGAGGGAGATTACAATGTCATGGTCATTGATCTTCTTGGACCAAGCTTGGAAGATCTGTTTAATTATTGCAACCGGAAATTTTCATTGAAAACAGTACTTATGCTTGCTGATCAATTA CTTAACCGAGTTGAGTATATGCACTCAAGGGGCTTTCTTCACCGTGATATTAAACCAGACAATTTCCTCATGGGTTTAGGTCGTAAAGCAAATCAG GTTTATATTATAGACTATGGCCTCGCAAAAAAATATAGAGACCTGCAAACTCATAGGCACATACCTTACAG GGAGAACAAGAATCTTACAGGAACGGCAAGATATGCCAGTGTCAATACTCATCTTGGAGTTG AACAAAGCAGGAGAGATGATTTGGAGTCTCTTGGTTATGTGCTTATGTATTTCCTAAGAGGAAG CCTTCCCTGGCAGGGTTTAAAAGCTGGCACTAAAAAGCAGAAATACGACAAGATTAGTGAAAAGAAAATGCTTACTCCAGTTGAG GTGCTGTGTAAATCATATCCATCAGAGTTTATTTCATACTTCCACTATTGTCGATCATTGCGTTTTGAGGACAAGCCAGATTATTCTTATTTGAAGAGACTTTTCCGTGACCTCTTTGTTCGAGAAG GTTATCAGTTTGATTATGTATTTGACTGGACCGTATTGAAGTATCCCCAGATTGGTTCCAATCCTAGAGTGAGA cagCCCAGTGGAAGAACAGGTGGAACTGTTGTACCATCTGCAGAAAGGGTAGAAAGAACTTCAG caGGGCAAGAAGTTCGTGATAGGTTCTCTGGTGCAGTTGAGGCATTTGCTAGGAGACATGGTTCAGGTACTGGTCAACATGGAGAAAATTTGAAGCACAAAGCTTTGGAGGATTCATTGTTATCACCCAAAGAGGCT GTCCATGATTCAGACAAAACCCATGCATCCTCTTCTCGAAATGGCAGCACGTCAAAGAGGGCGGTCATTTCAAGTAGCCGGCCAAGTTCTTCCGCAGATCCtaatgatcagcaattaagtCGCACAAGCCGGTTGGTCTCGAGCAGCACCAGCAGCCGTCCATCCGCCACCCAGAGGCTCCATCATTCGGGACCTGAGCCAAGGGTCTCGTCACTCGCTCGAAAGGCCACGGGAAGGGTTTCCCGTGATGAACCTCCTCACCGAAGCTTTGAGTTCCTCTCGATCAGTGGCGATAGGAGGAAGTGA